In Anolis sagrei isolate rAnoSag1 chromosome 9, rAnoSag1.mat, whole genome shotgun sequence, the following proteins share a genomic window:
- the LOC137097622 gene encoding mucin-4-like: MDSCVASRQAGPLADKLDSHRGSGKSRRGSLQNPAGLVAISKRLMLPIVLAVVPLVASTTAFNESHLAASHQTPPDRRPSSATPFSFQNFPNGWDVSNQDLNNGSVKGHPPWQAMGNANHSSTMVTYTYLTPTSPETLGSRPQGPTSPGGEPPATMDTGRKGLHSSSGTISHRSTNILSDSLPIWSSDSSSRKAFSDQMTMHPGQELDITEPVSRVPSTSVTPIPFSVRSSSSHSAKISSHPTLPPLRYFTDSTISRQFHTHPQVEPLKASLFPFASSPTTHSMSSPSTSMVGTQPDAKPFTQTEALLTSAVHYGASKRSFPLGPDLSSTITWINSSGQPSTNESITQWPQSSNKMYDYHLRNANLSVTSYSPKEESSSDVSNSSIYQLATETAIPITHSPETGVSTFSRSLATVQPDAGTIAVGMATEANLSLGKQTSHSKYDLRSQAMPILSPGLDTTKAYEVSSAATEDTLSTSWANDRNKLELKDMTSPRGEEHAELYGAPTHEANSKGDTISFGSDFKYWQPSTAASLDVVHSGTGYDIPVREDSSLETMTNTPSYWELVEMATTTMVSPIFTLELPHTITEDTQTLKLASSFISVQPKAEFAGQHYTLPQRWRDATPSPPDPTVLDISRVVLTSEEPTELFTTKKDSKGVVHMLSEGTGTTLASHPFQDTVRVTLPVGPTSPGMTHDDLHTGVPTASPAIELFSVTSSQWKGDIPMPLHATASLAETTKPERTSVVTTHGSVSMYITSLDSSRTSVPELSLEMHSGAAEKARKEQEALEVTTLPRFSSSEDWQPDPKAVTSSPASASIVDVIEPPSLPSKDSDASAGTTTFRTEPRYKTTSATTVLLTTSKFLPEESKSTCSHISCLLRTIPSSFTPSLAQLFLTSQPYLTRNVWVSTLSPKDVRKEKSTVGVGTKATSTKAIITRIVTEGVAVIPRGRSSEQPESKDPVLREATTKENLISSKTPLLLVPELHVLPLSFRLTGMDYLQSLENKTSGSYKKLEKEVQLTVSTLATFTYTCICIGESGYFDSIPEK, encoded by the exons ATGGACTCTTGTGTTGCAAGCCGCCAAGCGGGACCACTAGCCGACAAACTGGACTCTCACAGAGGCTCCGGGAAATCCAGGAGAGGTTCTCTGCAAAATCCTGCTGGCTTGGTAGCCATTTCCAAAAGACTGATGTTGCCAATTGTCTTGGCTGTGGTTCCTTTAGTCGCCAGCACCACTGCATTCAACGAAAGCCATTTGGCTGCATCTCACCAAACTCcacctgacagaagaccaagttCTGCAACACCCTTCTCATTCCAGAACTTCCCAAATGGATGGGATGTGAGCAATCAAGATTTGAATAATGGATCTGTCAAAGGCCATCCTCCTTGGCAGGCTATGGGAAATGCTAACCACAGTTCTACTATGGTCACCTATACTTACCTCACTCCTACAAGTCCTGAGACACTGGGCAGTAGACCTCAAGGTCCAACATCTCCTGGTGGGGAACCACCTGCGACCATGGACACAGGGAGGAAAGGTCTCCATTCAAGTAGTGGGACAATATCTCACCGTTCTACCAATATTTTATCTGACTCTCTTCCAATATGGTCTTCTGATTCAAGCTCAAGGAAAGCTTTCTCTGACCAAATGACCATGCATCCTGGCCAGGAACTTGATATCACTGAACCTGTTAGTAGAGTGCCTTCTACTAGTGTAACCCCAATCCCTTTCTCTGTTAGGTCCTCAAGTAGTCATTCAGCTAAGATCTCATCTCATCCTACTCTTCCTCCATTGAGATACTTCACTGACTCTACAATTAGCAGGCAGTTTCACACTCATCCCCAAGTTGAACCTCTGAAGGCCAGCTTGTTCccatttgcatcttctcccacaactCATAGTATGTCTTCCCCATCAACCTCCATGGTTGGAACCCAACCTGATGCAAAACCCTTTACACAAACTGAGGCCCTTCTGACTTCAGCTGTTCACTATGGTGCAAGTAAGCGTTCCTTCCCACTTGGGCCTGATCTATCATCTACAATTACTTGGATCAACTCTTCAGGCCAACCCTCCACAAATGAATCCATCACACAGTGGCCTCAAAGCTCCAACAAAATGTATGATTATCATTTGAGGAATGCAAATTTATCTGTGACGTCTTATAGTCCCAAAGAAGAGTCTTCCAGTGATGTGTCGAATAGTAGTATTTACCAGTTGGCCACAGAAACGGCTATTCCTATTACTCACTCACCTGAAACAGGAGTGTCAACATTCAGCCGTTCTCTTGCCACTGTCCAACCAGATGCTGGTACAATAGCTGTTGGCATGGCTACAGAAGCTAACCTGTCTCTTGGAAAACAGACTTCTCATTCGAAATATGATCTCAGAAGTCAAGCCATGCCCATTTTATCTCCAGGTCTTGATACAACAAAAGCATATGAGGTCTCCTCTGCAGCAACTGAGGACACACTAAGCACTTCATGGGCTAATGACAGAAACAAGCTAGAATTGAAGGACATGACTTCTCCTAGAGGAGAGGAACATGCTGAACTTTATGGTGCTCCTACACATGAGGCCAACTCAAAGGGTGATACCATCAGCTTTGGCTCAGACTTCAAATATTGGCAACCTTCAACTGCTGCTTCACTTGATGTGGTGCATTCTGGAACTGGGTATGATATCCCTGTTCGAGAAGATAGTTCATTGGAAACGATGACTAACACTCCTAGTTACTGGGAGCTGGTGGAGATGGCCACAACTACTATGGTGTCACCTATCTTCACTTTGGAGTTGCCACATACAATTACAGAGGACACACAGACTCTAAAGTTGGCCTCCAGCTTCATTTCTGTACAGCCCAAAGCTGAATTTGCAGGTCAGCACTACACCTTGCCTCAGAGGTGGAGAGATGCAACACCATCTCCTCCAGATCCCACTGTTCTTGACATATCTAGGGTTGTGTTGACATCTGAGGAACCTACTGAATTGTTCACCACAAAGAAGGAtagcaagggtgttgtgcacATGCTTTCAGAAGGAACAGGCACCACACTTGCATCTCATCCCTTCCAAGACACAGTAAGGGTTACCTTGCCTGTGGGACCCACTTCTCCTGGGATGACCCATGATGATCTTCACACAGGAGTTCCTACAGCCAGTCCAGCAATAGAGCTTTTCAGCGTAACATCCTCTCAATGGAAAGGTGACATCCCCATGCCTTTGCATGCCACAGCTTCCCTTGCAGAGACTACAAAGCCAGAGAGAACTTCTGTAGTGACAACCCATGGGTCTGTATCAATGTACATTACATCACTTGACTCCTCTAGGACCAGTGTTCCTGAATTGTCCTTGGAAATGCACAGTGGGGCTGCTGAAAAAGCTCGGAAAGAGCAGGAAGCACTGGAGGTCACAACACTGCCCAGGTTCTCAAGTTCAGAAGATTGGCAGCCTGAccccaaagcagtgacatcttctCCAGCATCAGCTAGCATTGTGGATGTAATAGAACCACCAAGTCTGCCTTCAAAGGACTCAGATGCCTCTGCTGGAACAACTACATTCAGAACCGAGCCAAGATATA AGACTACTTCTGCCACAACCGTTCTCCTGACCACTTCCAAATTTCTTCCTGaagagtcaaagtcaacttgTAGCCACATTTCTTGCCTTTTGAGAACCATCCCATCCTCCTTCACTCCATCTTTAGCTCAGCTTTTCCTGACTTCCCAACCCTACTTGACTAGGAATGTTTGGGTCTCCACATTAAGCCCAAAAGATGTTAGGAAGGAGAAGTCTACTGTTGGGGTGGGAACCAAAGCCACCAGCACCAAGGCGATCATCACAAGGATAGTAACTGAAGGGGTGGCTGTGATCCCAAGGGGTCGATCTTCAGAGCAACCAGAGTCCAAAGATCCAGTGTTGAGGGAAGCAACAACAAAAGAGAATCTGATCTCCTCAAAGACGCCTCTGTTACTGGTTCCAGAGTTGCATGTTCTACCCCTGTCATTTCGTCTCACTGGAATGGATTATTTGCAATCCTTGGAGAACAAGACCTCTGGAAGCTACAAGAAGCTGGAAAAAGAAGTACAATTAACAGTAAGTACTCTAGCGACCTTCACATATACATGTATCTGTATAGGAGAATCTGGATATTTTGATAGCATTCCAGAGAAGTAA
- the C9H15orf39 gene encoding uncharacterized protein C15orf39 homolog: MAEKRHLGSVGTVSYSKIPRLTAEPDQRLAADFCKSGDLPNYASESCYGYKGSYFSYPLRYHDGPKPLTHWTPPEAFPHCVAGTASPQLKTEKALCMLESFVARGQALGHEKSNEYASRDAFNAQERWAGYMGYPGYVPQGWIHGYMAQQSPRAPLAMPKPIYRHHVYSPESGYSLKSSLDLGMVTESALKPPLGTEWPAPPSGHSNCTENSGCGTSVSKKAATFPQLSPRPQDAASFSPYRKSVEQCQAEQTASFLEGSYSSMCNSQKNVSEMHGNGFGKHSWPKLPPASPMAHPPSLMYQDRSAACYPLASYPLISQEQMYLYHPSYAQAERPNSFPVCKSFDSPGTDESSIHPGSYFSPPTPGSYHPSHLESYPYMRTAPPMTPRLSKEQEHQPRSIAKVARSQKTSYGASLSPRDWHKDRRVPEQAKEDFPSQQPASQFGTLQRLHSLDRSPGFFGDFAQIQETDSGVSVCPSEKAKTRGKDPSQVPKPFSLSCDAKKKSVDNHKMESGACIIISDSPGTPHSSCCKTSQEALDVPEGLAPSLHNGPQSPKGRGKGVIKGPETPQPPPSPPMPVINNVFSLAPYRDYLEGSSVSLEIPISKTSHLEVTSPKDRSVDAPHSAQPNDPKSSEVLRDKDVGNTMSERNKMERSNSCIKRENGDGVGTWDNIGPPVLSPQGSVSSQSPSNSCVTGQSEEMEHGDCVLDLSCKMETSVDNPSHQKGSSKSNGTEVGTISSNGPELLQETNRPVSEMPVQNSSEKRGHFQSSATFLFKKFKIRKTPSTETGSVVQRTPLLSPTSQIAVSPNGVCSVPQGLEQVATQQNSPIVPQGPLQNSPRERQSPHQGATHSPVQDVTQQSCLQVATQPETMQSLQLQCVNIQLPDMSTVLLPSTTAGSPVLETANVSPPASDKPPEPQSSPGQYFTDLHSSVCAVISCSVSASSPEQLKEWLEKAEAEKALKEKALGLAKHKNGVKASDAAKPSKGKQVWLAFKDVVALFRKLLSQLDTFLLTHKCPFPHVVRAGAIFIPIHVVKEKLFPNLPGTSVDHVLQNHKVELRPTTLSEEKLLRELELKSCTSRMLKLLALKQLPDLYPDLLTLHWHNCIKQQLGDCTGEVLNCKSRQ; the protein is encoded by the exons ATGGCGGAGAAGCGTCACCTGGGCTCTGTGGGCACCGTGAGCTACAGCAAAATCCCTCGTCTGACGGCGGAACCGGACCAACGTCTCGCCGCAGATTTCTGCAAGTCAGGCGATCTGCCCAACTATGCCTCCGAAAGTTGTTATGGCTACAAGGGATCCTACTTCTCTTACCCTCTGCGCTACCacgatggtcccaaaccattgaCTCACTGGACTCCCCCTGAGGCCTTCCCCCATTGCGTGGCTGGCACAGCAAGTCCTCAGCTGaaaacagagaaggccctttgcATGTTGGAAAGCTTTGTGGCACGGGGGCAGGCTCTTGGGCATGAGAAGAGCAACGAGTACGCATCCCGAGATGCATTCAATGCGCAGGAGAGGTGGGCTGGCTACATGGGCTATCCAGGTTACGTCCCACAGGGCTGGATCCACGGCTATATGGCGCAGCAGTCTCCCCGAGCACCCTTGGCAATGCCCAAGCCCATTTACCGGCACCATGTTTACAGCCCCGAGTCTGGTTACAGCCTCAAAAGCTCCCTCGATTTGGGAATGGTGACGGAAAGTGCCCTGAAGCCACCGCTGGGCACGGAATGGCCTGCGCCTCCATCAGGACACTCGAACTGCACAGAGAACTCAGGCTGTGGTACTTCCGTATCCAAGAAAGCAGCCACTTTCCCACAATTATCTCCAAGGCCCCAAGATGCGGCTAGCTTTTCCCCTTATCGCAAGTCCGTTGAACAATGCCAAGCTGAGCAAACGGCTTCCTTTCTAGAAGGAAGCTACTCCAGCATGTGCAACAGTCAGAAGAACGTCTCCGAAATGCATGGAAACGGTTTTGGCAAACACTCTTGGCCTAAGCTACCTCCTGCCAGCCCAATGGCACATCCTCCATCCTTGATGTACCAAGATAGGTCAGCCGCATGCTACCCACTCGCCTCCTACCCACTGATATCCCAGGAGCAAATGTACCTCTATCATCCAAGTTATGCACAGGCAGAAAGGCCAAATTCATTTCCAGTCTGCAAAAGCTTTGACTCCCCAGGAACTGACGAGTCCTCAATCCATCCAGGATCTTATTTTTCTCCTCCAACGCCTGGGAGTTACCATCCCAGCCATTTGGAGAGCTACCCCTACATGCGGACCGCGCCTCCAATGACTCCTCGGCTTTCAAAGGAACAAGAGCACCAACCACGTTCAATTGCTAAAGTGGCCCGATCTCAGAAGACTTCCTACGGAGCTTCTTTGTCCCCTAGAGACTGGCACAAAGACAGGAGGGTCCCAGAGCAAGCCAAGGAGGACTTTCCGAGCCAACAACCAGCTTCACAATTTGGGACTTTGCAGCGACTTCACTCCTTGGACCGGTCGCCTGGCTTCTTTGGTGACTTTGCGCAAATCCAAGAGACCGACTCTGGAGTGAGTGTTTGCCCATCAGAGAAGGCAAAGACACGGGGAAAGGATCCCTCTCAAGTACCCAAACCATTCTCATTAAGTTGTGATGCCAAGAAGAAAAGTGTTGACAATCACAAAATGGAATCGGGAGCTTGTATAATTATTTCTGACAGTCCAGGCACGCCCCACAGTTCCTGCTGTAAGACAAGTCAAGAAGCCCTAGATGTTCCAGAAGGTTTGGCTCCCTCTCTCCACAATGGACCACAGTCCcctaaaggaagggggaaaggtgtAATTAAGGGACCCGAGACCCCACAACCTCCACCTTCTCCTCCTATGCCAGTGATCAACAATGTCTTTAGCTTGGCACCTTACCGGGATTACCTCGAAGGTTCTTCAGTTTCTCTGGAGATCCCCATTTCTAAAACTAGCCACTTGGAAGTGACTTCTCCAAAGGACAGAAGTGTGGACGCCCCCCATTCGGCACAGCCAAATGATCCCAAGTCATCAGAAGTCCTCAGGGACAAAGATGTTGGCAACACAATGTCAGAAAGGAACAAAATGGAGCGGAGTAACAGTTGCATCAAGAGAGAGAATGGAGACGGTGTTGGGACCTGGGACAACATTGGGCCCCCAGTATTGTCTCCACAGGGTTCTGTGTCTAGCCAATCTCCCTCAAATAGTTGTGTGACAGGCCAGTCTGAGGAAATGGAGCATGGCGATTGTGTGCTAGACCTCAGCTGTAAAATGGAGACCTCAGTGGACAATCCAAGTCATCAGAAAGGAAGCTCCAAAAGCAATGGAACTGAGGTGGGAACAATATCATCCAATGGACCAGAACTGTTACAAGAAACTAACAGGCCAGTTTCAGAGATGCCTGTGCAAAACAGCTCCGAAAAAAGGGGCCATTTTCAGAGCTCTGCAACATTCCTGTTCAAAAAATTCAAGATCCGCAAAACTCCGTCAACGGAGACAGGCTCCGTTGTGCAGCGAACCCCTTTGTTGTCGCCAACTTCCCAAATTGCTGTTTCCCCCAATGGTGTCTGCTCTGTGCCACAAGGCCTTGAGCAAGTGGCAACTCAGCAAAACAGCCCAATTGTTCCCCAAGGTCCGCTCCAAAACAGCCCAAGAGAACGACAAAGCCCCCATCAAGGGGCAACTCACTCACCGGTTCAAGACGTGACGCAGCAAAGCTGTCTCCAGGTGGCTACTCAGCCTGAAACAATGCAAAGTTTGCAATTGCAATGTGTGAACATCCAGCTGCCAGATATGTCAACAGTTTTGCTTCCTAGCACAACAGCAGGGTCTCCTGTCCTGGAGACAGCCAATGTTTCTCCTCCTGCCAGTGACAAACCTCCAGAACCACAGAGTTCTCCTGGGCAGTATTTCACCGACTTGCATTCCTCCGTCTGTGCTGTCATCTCCTGTTCGGTGTCTGCGTCCTCTCCAGAGCAGCTCAAGGAGTGGCTGGAGAAGGCCGAAGCTGAGAAAGCCCTCAAGGAGAAGGCCCTGGGTTTGGCCAAGCACAAGAATGGCGTGAAGGCCTCCGACGCTGCCAAACCGTCCAAGGGCAAGCAGGTGTGGCTGGCCTTCAAGGACGTGGTGGCCCTCTTTCGGAAGCTTCTCTCTCAGCTGGACACCTTCTTGCTCACCCACAAGTGCCCCTTCCCTCATGTGGTCCGTGCCGGAGCCATCTTCATCCCTATCCATGTGGTGAAGGAGAAGCTCTTCCCGAACCTCCCTGGGACTTCTGTGGACCACGTGCTGCAGAACCACAAGGTCGAGCTGCGTCCCACCACGCTCTCCGAAGAGAAGCTGCTGAGGGAGTTGGAGCTGAAAAGTTGCACCTCTCGAATGTTGAAGCTCTTGGCCTTGAAGCAGCTGCCGGACCTTTACCCGGACCTCTTGACCCTTCACTGGCACAATTGCATCAAGCAGCAGCTTG GTGATTGCACCGGGGAGGTTTTGAATTGCAAGAGTCGGCAGTAG